A region from the Vibrio navarrensis genome encodes:
- a CDS encoding RES family NAD+ phosphorylase: protein MKLYRLTQKRFADSPFDPIGAKLFGGRWNSKGTEALYFAESESLCCLEVFVHLNQSPDIRHQYDLYRIELPDELIATLATEDLPSNWRAIPPSESTQIIGDQFLRVAEPQFAALQVPSAISPRDKNYVINPNHPSMHDIFSQAEKLEFSFDERIFK from the coding sequence ATGAAACTCTATCGTTTAACGCAAAAACGTTTTGCAGACAGCCCGTTTGACCCCATTGGAGCCAAGTTATTTGGCGGACGCTGGAACTCAAAAGGAACCGAAGCCCTCTATTTTGCCGAATCGGAATCGCTGTGCTGCTTAGAAGTCTTTGTTCACCTAAATCAGAGCCCCGACATCCGCCATCAGTATGATCTCTATCGCATCGAACTGCCCGATGAACTAATTGCCACCCTTGCGACAGAAGACTTGCCAAGCAACTGGCGCGCCATTCCCCCATCTGAATCCACGCAGATTATTGGCGACCAGTTTCTCCGTGTTGCCGAGCCGCAATTTGCTGCGCTGCAAGTTCCTTCGGCCATTTCTCCGCGCGATAAAAATTATGTGATTAACCCCAACCATCCATCTATGCATGATATATTTTCACAGGCAGAGAAATTAGAGTTTTCCTTCGATGAGCGAATATTTAAATAG
- the parS gene encoding type II RES/Xre toxin-antitoxin system antitoxin, whose protein sequence is MSASAFQTFKPQANYQGGFWFDIGIESSEMAKNESVHQGFTPDIYRNIVQRAQLSQSEFHAITHIPLSTIKRRLAKQERFSTQESDVMYRLAMLVKLASDLFESEERALEWMRESVYGLGGKRPLDMVATTVDFEQVKDLIGRVQHGVFT, encoded by the coding sequence ATGAGTGCAAGCGCTTTTCAAACTTTTAAACCCCAAGCCAACTACCAAGGCGGTTTTTGGTTTGACATCGGTATTGAAAGCAGTGAAATGGCGAAAAATGAGTCAGTACATCAAGGTTTTACCCCGGATATTTATCGCAATATTGTGCAAAGAGCCCAGCTGTCTCAAAGTGAGTTTCATGCTATTACCCATATTCCACTCAGCACCATCAAACGCAGACTGGCCAAGCAAGAGCGATTTAGCACCCAAGAGAGTGACGTTATGTACCGTTTGGCAATGCTGGTCAAACTGGCAAGCGATCTGTTCGAGAGTGAAGAACGTGCCCTTGAATGGATGCGTGAGTCTGTTTACGGCTTAGGCGGCAAACGCCCTCTGGATATGGTGGCAACAACGGTGGATTTTGAGCAAGTAAAGGATCTTATCGGGCGAGTGCAACATGGTGTTTTTACCTGA
- a CDS encoding TIM-barrel domain-containing protein, with the protein MKTRLMPIKLISLCLLAACADTSQQSRDFYLQGMPSYQLSAADVFRLNKAYPELKLTRHLRPLFNQTFYSEGEFKHALNQYLTTEQVAIVYPSLQDKALVAAESVHISVLADDVLRIRFGQTQVQTNELADFKALMQPSTFHVSEDGVTTAKLKAEVDGRTLCVKVSKSNGDAVNELCPNGDNQISLRTVNDYGYQGLGQEFQQPGVIDGRWNGRVRQSGNQMSGFNGGATGNTQFPILYAASSKQSDFALYLNNIYNTRWDFSQETVTIKPVKGERDLLLMVADEQKTLREQYMLLVGKPLVPPRKMFGLWLSEYGFDNWQEMDDKIATLHTNQFPIDGVVMDLQWFGNVQSHDENSHMGTLRWDEENFPQPKQKIAELKQQGVGMMLIEESYVSSGREEHQQMEARSFLAKDPATGKAINTNPTGGGHWWGKGGMIDWSNPEAGQFWHEWKRQPLIDMGIIGHWTDLGEPEMYNSKGVYYQDKSHDDIHNLYNYDWLKSIYLGYQQGHNTQRPFMMSRSGAPGMQKFGAVMWSADIGSNLTSLAVHAGQQTNMMLSGMDYYGSDIGGFHRGGLGVAPDEVPHVLNETYTQWFAYSSMFDVPVRPHTENLCNCKETAPDRVGDLASNRDNIELRYELIPYLYSLAHRAHQYGEAVFSSAAYQFPNDENSANATAEKMVGESLLSSAVAKLGAKETALYLPKAHWFDYRTGEDLGLSSGESKSFALYQQGQYRLPLLAAEGAIIPFAPKEHGVSSQVPTQLGVKIFGQQDASFTLFEDDGVSQAYLTGEIRRTELSVKVQPKQVQLHIRTQGDYTGAPEKRSMRILWALDSKEVQAVQLNGQPLDSWKRVGHWLEIDTPELATAQEHLVTVL; encoded by the coding sequence GTGAAAACAAGATTAATGCCGATCAAGCTGATCAGTCTGTGCCTGTTGGCGGCGTGCGCGGATACCAGCCAGCAAAGTCGCGACTTTTACTTGCAAGGCATGCCAAGTTATCAACTCTCTGCTGCCGATGTATTTCGCCTCAATAAAGCGTACCCAGAGCTAAAACTCACTCGTCATTTACGTCCCCTGTTTAATCAAACATTTTATTCTGAGGGGGAGTTTAAGCACGCGTTAAATCAATATCTTACGACGGAGCAGGTGGCGATCGTCTATCCATCCCTACAAGACAAGGCGTTGGTTGCAGCAGAATCGGTTCATATTTCTGTGTTGGCCGATGATGTGCTGAGAATTCGTTTTGGCCAAACACAAGTACAAACCAACGAGCTGGCCGATTTCAAGGCGCTAATGCAGCCGTCCACATTTCATGTCAGTGAAGATGGCGTGACAACAGCGAAACTGAAAGCTGAGGTGGACGGCAGGACGTTGTGTGTGAAAGTCAGTAAAAGCAATGGCGACGCGGTTAATGAACTCTGCCCGAATGGCGATAACCAAATTTCTCTGCGCACAGTCAATGATTATGGCTATCAAGGATTAGGACAAGAGTTTCAGCAGCCCGGAGTGATTGATGGGCGCTGGAATGGGCGTGTGCGTCAGTCTGGTAATCAAATGAGCGGTTTTAACGGTGGAGCAACGGGCAATACTCAGTTCCCGATTTTGTACGCCGCGAGCAGTAAGCAGAGCGACTTTGCTTTGTATCTCAACAATATTTACAACACACGTTGGGATTTCTCCCAAGAAACCGTGACCATCAAACCAGTTAAAGGTGAGCGTGACTTGCTGTTGATGGTGGCGGATGAGCAAAAAACGCTGCGTGAGCAATACATGTTACTGGTTGGTAAGCCGTTGGTACCGCCGCGGAAAATGTTTGGTTTATGGCTCTCTGAATACGGTTTTGATAACTGGCAGGAGATGGATGACAAGATCGCGACGCTCCATACCAACCAGTTTCCCATTGATGGCGTGGTGATGGATTTGCAATGGTTTGGTAATGTGCAAAGCCATGATGAGAACAGCCATATGGGCACACTGCGTTGGGATGAGGAAAACTTCCCGCAGCCAAAACAAAAAATTGCTGAACTGAAACAGCAGGGCGTGGGCATGATGCTGATTGAAGAGAGCTACGTGAGCTCGGGCCGAGAAGAGCATCAGCAGATGGAAGCCAGAAGCTTTTTGGCGAAGGATCCGGCTACGGGCAAAGCGATCAATACCAATCCAACAGGGGGCGGTCACTGGTGGGGCAAAGGCGGCATGATCGACTGGAGCAATCCAGAGGCGGGGCAATTTTGGCACGAATGGAAGAGACAACCTCTAATCGACATGGGCATCATCGGCCACTGGACCGATCTTGGTGAGCCGGAGATGTACAACAGCAAGGGGGTGTACTATCAAGACAAATCACACGACGATATTCACAACCTCTATAACTACGACTGGCTCAAAAGCATCTACCTTGGCTATCAGCAGGGCCACAATACCCAACGACCTTTTATGATGTCACGCTCCGGCGCACCGGGGATGCAGAAATTCGGTGCGGTGATGTGGTCAGCGGACATTGGCTCTAACCTAACCAGCCTTGCCGTACATGCAGGTCAGCAGACCAATATGATGCTCTCAGGAATGGATTATTACGGTTCGGATATCGGTGGTTTTCACCGCGGCGGCTTGGGTGTTGCACCAGATGAGGTCCCGCACGTATTGAATGAAACCTATACCCAATGGTTTGCTTACAGCTCAATGTTCGACGTGCCTGTTCGTCCTCACACCGAAAACTTGTGTAATTGCAAGGAAACGGCCCCAGACAGAGTGGGCGATCTCGCCAGTAACCGCGACAACATTGAACTGCGTTATGAGTTGATCCCATACCTCTATTCACTGGCGCATCGTGCGCATCAATACGGAGAAGCGGTCTTTTCCAGTGCGGCGTATCAGTTCCCGAACGATGAAAACTCCGCTAACGCCACGGCAGAAAAAATGGTGGGCGAGTCACTATTGAGTAGCGCGGTTGCGAAGCTTGGCGCAAAAGAGACTGCGCTCTATTTGCCCAAAGCGCACTGGTTTGATTATCGCACTGGTGAGGATTTGGGGTTGTCGTCTGGTGAAAGCAAATCTTTTGCGCTCTATCAGCAAGGGCAATACCGTTTGCCGTTGTTGGCGGCAGAAGGGGCGATTATTCCTTTTGCGCCCAAAGAGCACGGAGTTTCCAGCCAAGTACCGACTCAGTTAGGGGTGAAAATTTTTGGCCAGCAAGACGCAAGCTTTACCCTGTTTGAAGACGATGGCGTAAGTCAAGCGTACCTAACGGGCGAGATTCGTCGTACAGAGCTGTCGGTCAAAGTACAACCTAAACAAGTGCAACTGCACATTCGCACGCAAGGCGATTACACTGGCGCACCCGAAAAGAGATCGATGCGCATTCTGTGGGCGCTGGATAGTAAAGAAGTGCAAGCAGTGCAGCTCAATGGTCAGCCACTGGATTCATGGAAAAGAGTCGGTCACTGGCTAGAGATAGATACGCCTGAGCTAGCAACAGCTCAAGAGCATTTGGTCACTGTGCTTTAG
- a CDS encoding ABC transporter substrate-binding protein, giving the protein MKKIVALLAVVAITYLAWSISSSSPENNRLTISGPFEFHGIDMSKNGYIFSRLGITQSLTQLESNGEIAPLLAQSWRRNEQGTRWDFLIREGVKFHDGQPLTAKDVSASLQRALKKPGVFAKVPVAQIEANGQQLVIELTSPYFPLLNTLAHFSLGILSADSFDSEGRIVKLNATGPYQLDNLVVPHKLSAKRFESFWGKSAKIAQLDYVAGHRSESRALELQSGQSDIAYSIDAISKQNLQSAKNVKVQSVNLPRTIMLKLNNQHPLLSETKVRQAISLAVDRTGIAQSILYAPGSEAYQLFSQAQQAWHIEEPTEKRDVAQAKALLEELGWEKNAQGWLERQGREFALNLTTYADRPELPLIATALQSQLAEIGIRLHVSIDNSSVIPAGHHDNSLQMALVARNFGLTGTPLPLLYQDFSDEKGSDWGHMNWYSPQVQQDLTELISTESGENQRELSQRVARVLATELPVIPIAYSSQHVAFNQSLQGLHLDPFEIDYRLSELQFHD; this is encoded by the coding sequence ATGAAAAAAATCGTCGCTCTACTGGCAGTGGTTGCCATAACTTATTTAGCTTGGAGTATCTCCAGTTCTAGCCCGGAGAATAATCGTTTAACCATTTCAGGTCCGTTTGAGTTTCACGGCATAGATATGTCTAAAAATGGATATATTTTCAGCCGCTTAGGCATCACACAATCGTTAACTCAACTCGAAAGCAACGGAGAGATTGCGCCGTTACTGGCGCAATCTTGGCGTCGCAATGAGCAAGGTACACGATGGGATTTTTTGATTAGAGAAGGGGTCAAGTTCCATGATGGGCAGCCTCTGACGGCTAAAGATGTGTCTGCGTCACTTCAACGTGCGCTGAAAAAACCGGGCGTGTTTGCCAAAGTTCCGGTGGCCCAAATTGAAGCCAACGGTCAGCAACTGGTGATTGAACTCACCTCACCTTATTTCCCGCTGCTGAACACCTTAGCGCATTTCAGTTTAGGTATTCTCTCTGCCGACTCATTCGACTCTGAAGGCCGTATTGTCAAATTGAATGCGACTGGGCCTTACCAGTTGGACAATTTAGTGGTGCCGCACAAGTTGAGTGCCAAGCGCTTTGAATCGTTTTGGGGCAAATCGGCGAAGATTGCGCAGTTAGACTATGTGGCAGGCCACCGCTCTGAAAGCCGTGCGCTTGAGCTGCAAAGTGGCCAGTCTGACATCGCCTATTCGATTGATGCTATCAGCAAGCAAAACTTGCAAAGCGCTAAGAATGTAAAGGTACAAAGCGTCAATTTGCCACGGACGATCATGTTGAAGCTGAATAACCAGCACCCATTGTTGTCTGAGACAAAAGTCAGACAAGCGATCAGCTTGGCCGTGGATCGCACAGGCATTGCCCAAAGCATTCTATACGCGCCAGGCAGTGAAGCTTACCAACTGTTTAGTCAGGCGCAACAAGCGTGGCATATAGAGGAACCCACCGAGAAACGTGATGTGGCGCAAGCGAAAGCACTGCTCGAAGAGCTGGGGTGGGAGAAAAATGCACAAGGCTGGCTTGAGCGTCAAGGGCGAGAGTTCGCGCTTAACCTGACCACTTACGCTGACAGACCAGAGCTGCCACTGATCGCGACCGCGTTACAAAGCCAATTGGCTGAAATCGGTATCCGTTTGCACGTCAGTATTGATAACTCCAGCGTGATTCCGGCAGGTCACCATGACAACAGTTTGCAAATGGCGCTAGTGGCACGAAACTTTGGTCTGACTGGCACACCGCTGCCACTTCTCTATCAAGACTTTAGCGATGAAAAAGGCAGTGATTGGGGCCACATGAACTGGTATTCACCACAAGTTCAGCAAGATTTAACCGAACTGATCTCAACCGAATCCGGTGAAAATCAGCGTGAATTGAGTCAGCGTGTTGCTCGTGTATTAGCAACAGAACTGCCTGTTATCCCCATCGCTTACAGTAGCCAGCACGTCGCTTTTAATCAGTCACTGCAGGGATTGCACTTAGACCCATTTGAGATTGACTATCGTCTGTCGGAGTTGCAGTTCCATGATTGA
- a CDS encoding ABC transporter permease gives MIDLLLKRLLQAGFVAWAVGTITFVMMKLLPGDMAYRIAASRYGYDFVNQEAAQVVSAELGLGRSAFEQYVAWLWELLHLNLGRSLVSEEAVNELLWHHLGYSLILATAALALSLFIAFPVGVYCGRYPGGRVDKMVLSLSVLLRSAPVFVVGLGLIILFALQLGWLPVLGFGRPEHVVLPSLALALTLAALSNRMIKNEAYLVLRSAYYRFARYKGLDEVRAYERHARLNIALPLIAFIGVQAVGLIEGIVMIESLFAWPGIGHALSHAIFARDIPVIQGAALVMGLLFVAINTAVDLAQYMLDPRIRQEKVV, from the coding sequence ATGATTGACCTGCTGCTAAAACGGCTTTTACAAGCAGGCTTTGTCGCTTGGGCAGTGGGCACCATCACCTTTGTGATGATGAAACTGCTTCCCGGTGACATGGCCTATCGGATTGCGGCAAGCCGCTACGGCTACGATTTTGTCAACCAAGAAGCGGCGCAAGTGGTCTCTGCGGAGTTGGGGCTAGGGCGCAGCGCGTTTGAACAATATGTGGCTTGGCTGTGGGAGTTACTGCACTTAAATCTTGGCCGCTCCTTGGTCAGTGAAGAAGCCGTCAATGAGCTGCTATGGCATCACCTTGGCTATAGTCTGATCCTCGCTACGGCGGCTCTCGCACTTTCCTTGTTCATTGCCTTTCCGGTCGGCGTCTACTGTGGTCGATATCCTGGGGGCCGAGTGGACAAAATGGTGTTGTCACTGTCGGTGCTGCTGCGTTCTGCCCCCGTATTTGTGGTTGGATTGGGGCTGATCATCCTCTTTGCATTGCAACTGGGTTGGCTGCCTGTATTGGGATTTGGTCGACCAGAGCATGTGGTTTTACCAAGTTTGGCGTTGGCATTGACGCTGGCGGCACTCTCTAATCGCATGATCAAAAACGAAGCGTACTTGGTACTACGTTCGGCCTACTACCGCTTCGCACGCTATAAAGGGTTAGATGAGGTACGAGCGTACGAACGTCACGCGCGCTTGAATATCGCCCTGCCATTGATTGCCTTTATTGGTGTGCAAGCGGTGGGCTTAATTGAGGGGATTGTGATGATTGAGTCGCTGTTTGCTTGGCCGGGCATCGGCCATGCGTTGTCACACGCCATCTTTGCGCGAGACATTCCGGTTATTCAAGGAGCGGCGCTGGTGATGGGGCTTTTGTTTGTTGCGATCAACACTGCGGTGGATTTGGCTCAATATATGCTTGACCCGCGTATTCGACAGGAGAAAGTCGTATGA
- a CDS encoding ABC transporter permease, with translation MTNLNLRYLFSGAALALLMSFSIYIKWFSNHDVAAQNLSQVFQFPSWSEPLGTDHFGRSNAARLADAICNSVVIALVSVTLAVTVGLVTGVIAGWFGGWFDKIASVLVNMVMALPGLVLVLLLGAIVPGSYAFLLFGIAVTMWAEFFRVIRNKTQRLSKADEFENARLLGFGRLYRFRVHIWPYLKADVFTLACFGAGNAILALAALGFLYVGLRPPQAELGMMMVELFRYYQVAPWVLIQPVLTLMLLIFSFYSLAQTKERLR, from the coding sequence ATGACGAATCTCAATCTACGCTACCTGTTTAGCGGTGCAGCTTTAGCTCTTTTGATGAGTTTTTCCATCTACATAAAGTGGTTTTCCAACCATGATGTCGCTGCGCAAAATTTAAGCCAAGTGTTTCAATTTCCGTCTTGGTCAGAGCCACTCGGCACCGATCATTTTGGCCGTAGCAACGCCGCTCGTTTAGCAGACGCGATTTGCAACTCAGTGGTGATCGCTTTGGTGAGTGTCACTTTAGCCGTCACCGTTGGCCTAGTTACGGGGGTGATAGCAGGTTGGTTTGGCGGTTGGTTTGATAAAATCGCCTCGGTGTTGGTCAACATGGTGATGGCTTTGCCCGGACTTGTGTTGGTACTACTTCTTGGCGCAATTGTGCCTGGGTCTTACGCTTTTTTACTGTTTGGTATCGCGGTGACCATGTGGGCGGAGTTTTTCCGCGTGATCCGTAACAAAACTCAGAGGCTAAGCAAAGCCGATGAATTTGAAAATGCGCGTCTACTGGGTTTTGGTCGTCTGTACCGTTTTCGTGTGCATATTTGGCCCTATTTAAAAGCGGATGTCTTTACCTTAGCTTGCTTTGGTGCAGGCAATGCGATTTTGGCCCTCGCAGCACTGGGTTTCTTGTATGTCGGTCTTCGTCCGCCTCAAGCCGAGCTTGGTATGATGATGGTCGAACTGTTTCGCTACTATCAGGTCGCACCTTGGGTGCTTATCCAACCCGTTCTGACTCTTATGTTGCTGATTTTTAGCTTTTATTCTCTGGCTCAAACGAAGGAGCGTTTACGATGA
- a CDS encoding ABC transporter ATP-binding protein: protein MNILKVDALAVKQGEKTVVQPLSFALQEGQSITILGETGSGKSLFVKAILGDLPASFTAVGEIYLGELPLSTLNAQQREQLWGREIAILPQEPRLSLNPLMKIEQQVSEVYRWVRGMKRAEAKAQTERVFAGMQLDDAQQKHVLEISGGMAQRCALLCAQAAGGRLLIADEPTKGLDEKSKQQVIAELRKVKRQGALITITHDLQVAEALGGKLYVLRHGDWLVKEKTFDQWQADHSDHYSQSLIRASQIGEEKPTACLDEFLLDVQHLNVGFKERTLIRELNFSLRQGEVIGFSGPSGCGKSTLADVLLGLKKPLSGSVVYHQDFPLGKRLKLYQDPPQSFSPQLSLYRQLLDLCQLHGIEPKLIERYAQQLHIAADILQRTSEQVSGGELQRIAILRVLLLKPTLLIADEPTTRLDPHIARETMELLIHTTQSIGCALILISHSHQELERYCHKRLRFSERSDDVTLESCVS from the coding sequence ATGAACATTCTCAAAGTTGACGCGCTTGCGGTAAAACAGGGAGAAAAGACGGTGGTTCAGCCGCTCTCTTTTGCTCTGCAAGAAGGTCAATCCATCACCATTCTTGGTGAAACGGGCTCCGGAAAAAGTTTGTTTGTGAAAGCTATTCTAGGTGATTTACCAGCGAGTTTTACTGCTGTGGGAGAGATTTATCTTGGCGAGCTTCCTCTCTCAACGCTTAACGCTCAGCAGCGCGAGCAGTTGTGGGGCAGAGAGATCGCGATTTTGCCACAAGAGCCGCGTTTGTCACTCAATCCGCTGATGAAAATAGAGCAGCAAGTCAGCGAAGTGTATCGCTGGGTGAGAGGAATGAAACGCGCTGAAGCTAAGGCGCAAACTGAGCGTGTGTTTGCTGGTATGCAGCTTGATGATGCGCAGCAAAAGCACGTGCTAGAAATCTCCGGCGGGATGGCTCAGCGCTGTGCGCTGCTCTGCGCCCAAGCGGCGGGAGGCAGGTTACTCATTGCCGATGAGCCAACAAAAGGATTGGATGAGAAAAGCAAACAGCAAGTTATCGCCGAGCTGCGTAAAGTAAAAAGACAAGGTGCCTTGATCACCATCACTCACGATTTGCAGGTTGCGGAAGCACTCGGCGGAAAACTTTATGTGCTGCGACATGGTGATTGGCTCGTCAAGGAAAAGACGTTCGATCAATGGCAAGCGGATCACAGCGATCACTATTCGCAATCTTTAATTCGAGCCAGCCAGATCGGTGAGGAAAAGCCCACGGCTTGTTTGGATGAATTTTTACTCGACGTGCAGCACCTCAATGTCGGTTTTAAAGAGAGAACTTTGATTCGCGAGCTAAATTTTTCGTTGCGTCAAGGTGAGGTGATTGGCTTTTCCGGTCCAAGTGGTTGTGGTAAGTCGACCCTTGCTGATGTGCTGCTTGGATTGAAGAAACCACTCTCGGGCTCGGTTGTTTATCATCAGGACTTTCCGCTTGGTAAGCGGCTGAAATTGTATCAAGATCCACCGCAGTCTTTTTCACCACAGTTAAGCTTGTATCGGCAGTTATTGGACTTGTGCCAGTTACATGGCATTGAGCCAAAACTGATTGAACGTTATGCGCAGCAGTTGCACATTGCTGCGGACATTTTGCAGCGTACTTCGGAGCAAGTATCGGGCGGCGAGCTACAACGCATTGCGATTTTGCGTGTGCTGCTATTAAAGCCGACCTTGTTGATCGCCGACGAGCCGACCACGCGTTTAGATCCGCACATCGCAAGAGAGACTATGGAATTGCTGATCCATACCACGCAATCGATAGGCTGTGCGCTAATTTTGATCAGTCACAGCCATCAAGAACTTGAGCGTTATTGTCACAAAAGGCTCCGCTTTAGCGAGCGTAGTGATGACGTAACTTTAGAGAGTTGCGTGTCTTAA
- a CDS encoding TetR/AcrR family transcriptional regulator → MSQKRQLLVDTALALFYANGINSIGINEVLTVSGVAKRTLYSHFPSKEALVLAALQQRHQIFASWLEQKIAVASSDSDLIARLFHALENWFTHQEPQLGTFRGCFFINTSAEFSDLDSEIARFCLLHKQQVRAIISHHLQSKNPLLLDAICLLKEGAIVTAHLSGNSEQVTEQCIQILGTFEV, encoded by the coding sequence ATGAGCCAAAAAAGACAATTGCTTGTCGATACCGCACTGGCACTTTTCTACGCCAATGGGATCAATTCGATTGGTATCAATGAAGTGCTGACGGTTTCGGGCGTAGCGAAACGCACGCTTTATTCGCATTTCCCCAGCAAAGAAGCCCTAGTGCTCGCCGCTCTGCAGCAAAGACACCAGATCTTTGCCAGCTGGCTGGAGCAAAAAATAGCGGTTGCGAGTTCGGACAGCGATTTGATCGCACGCCTGTTTCACGCATTAGAAAACTGGTTTACCCACCAAGAGCCCCAACTCGGTACGTTCAGAGGATGCTTTTTTATCAATACATCGGCGGAATTCAGTGATTTAGACAGTGAGATCGCTCGCTTTTGTCTCCTGCATAAACAGCAGGTTCGCGCGATCATTTCGCATCACTTGCAAAGCAAAAATCCGCTCTTGCTGGATGCCATCTGTCTTTTAAAAGAGGGGGCGATTGTTACCGCTCATTTGAGTGGCAACAGTGAACAAGTGACAGAGCAGTGCATCCAGATCTTGGGTACTTTTGAAGTATGA